CAGCCGTACGGTGAACCGTGCGCCGCCCTCCGGCGCCCGGTCCAGGGTGACGGTGCCGCCGTTGCGGCGTACCGCCTGCTGGACCAGGGCCAGGCCCAGGCCGCGGCCCCGGGCGGGCGCGGCCGTGCTCTCCTTGGTGCTCCAGCCCCGCCGGAAGATCTCCTCGACGGCGTCCGCGGCCACCCCCGGACCGTTGTCCGCCACCCGCAGCAGCAGCTCGTCGCCGTCCGCCCGCGCGGTGACACGGACCCGCGGCGGCTCGGTGGGGGTGTGCTCCGGGGTGGGTGCGGCGGCGTCGAGGGCGTTGTCGAGGAGATTGCCCAGCACCGTCACCAGATCGCGGGCCGGCAGACCGGGTGGCAGCAGCCCGTCGTCGATCCGGCTGTCGGGGGTCAGGGTCAGTTCGACGCCGCGCTCGTTGGCCTGCGCGGCCTTGCCGAGCAGCAGCGCGGCGAGCACCGGCTCGGCGACCGCGCCGACCACCTGATCGGTCAGCGCCTGCGCCAGTTCCAGTTCCGCGGTCGCGAACTCCACGGCCTCCTCGGCCCGCCCCAGCTCGATCAGCGAGACCACGGTGTGCAGCCGGTTGGCGGCCTCGTGCGCCTGTGAGCGCAGCGCCTCGGTGAAGCCGCGTACCGAGTCCAACTCCCCGGACAGCGCCTGGAGTTCGGTGTGATCGCGCAGGGTGACGACGCTGCCGCGGCGCTCCCCGCCGGAGACCGGTGCGGAGTTGACGACCAGCACCCGCTCGCGGGTCAGCTGGAGCTCGTCGACGCGCGGTCCGGGCGCCAGCAGCGCTTCGGTCAGCGGCTCCGGCAGCCCCAGCTCGGTGACGAGACGGCCCACCGCGTCGTCCGACAGCCCCAGCAGCTCCCGCCCGCCGTCGTTGATCAGGGCGACCCTGCGCTGCCCGTCGAGCATCAGGAGCCCCTCGCGTACGGCGTGCAGCGCGGCCTGGTGGTACTCGTGCATCCGGCTGAGCTCCGCCGCGTTCATCCCGTGGGTGTGCCGCCGCAGCCGGGCATTGATCACATACGTCCCCAGGCCGCCCAGCGCGAGCGCCGCAGCGGCCACACCGACCAGCGCGAGGACCTGGTCGCGCAGCTGCGCACTGATCGTCTCGATGGTGAT
This Streptomyces decoyicus DNA region includes the following protein-coding sequences:
- a CDS encoding sensor histidine kinase, yielding MRLPRPRPSRRLRGPRSLAGQLFAMQVVLVAVVVMGCALFAYVSAGRQAEETARRQATAAATAVADSPAVVAAARTKDPTAALQPYAERLRRDAGVDFVVVMARDGTRWTHPEPSAIGRKYLGHIGPALRGKVFPETHMGVLGPSVRVVAPVRDPQRGGRITALVSSGITIETISAQLRDQVLALVGVAAAALALGGLGTYVINARLRRHTHGMNAAELSRMHEYHQAALHAVREGLLMLDGQRRVALINDGGRELLGLSDDAVGRLVTELGLPEPLTEALLAPGPRVDELQLTRERVLVVNSAPVSGGERRGSVVTLRDHTELQALSGELDSVRGFTEALRSQAHEAANRLHTVVSLIELGRAEEAVEFATAELELAQALTDQVVGAVAEPVLAALLLGKAAQANERGVELTLTPDSRIDDGLLPPGLPARDLVTVLGNLLDNALDAAAPTPEHTPTEPPRVRVTARADGDELLLRVADNGPGVAADAVEEIFRRGWSTKESTAAPARGRGLGLALVQQAVRRNGGTVTLDRAPEGGARFTVRLPLRAGATT